A window of Companilactobacillus allii genomic DNA:
GGTCCAAACCCTAACGCAATGATCATCAATAATGCGATCCACCACAACTGTGCAGCAAATCTGAAGTCAGCAATATGTTTTCCGTACAAATAAACATAATTCTTAATTTTGTTACTGATTCCTTTATTATTCGTTTTTTGATTATCACGGAAGAAATGTCCCTCTTTTAACCAGCCAAAAGTCCCGTCCGCAGTATTATTACGTTGCTTCATAGCTAAGAACTTCAAATAACCTAGTGGGCCTAATTTTTTCAAACGCCTAGTCAACATCTCAATTGAATAATCCGTTTTCTCTTTTTTGGTTCGTAAAACAGACATCTCAACAGCCTGTTTAGTGTTATATCCACCTTCGCCGTAAACACCCATGGCCATAAAGTGGATCGGTGGGATCGAAAGTGACTTATCTATCTTGATATAAGTTTGATTTTGAATCACATTGCTAGCAGTTTTATAGGTCAAACCCGCACTCCCGCCAACTAGAATCAAAACGGAAAAGGTCAGAATTGTCCCTTTCAAAGTGAAGTGCTTTTTTTGAACCAGCCATGTTAATAATTCAATAATAACAATTGCGATAGCCGGAACGATGGCTGATGGCTTAACAAAATATGTTAATACCAAACTAACACCACAACCGATGGACGATAACACAAATATCAATTGAGCTAAAGAATTTTTAAAACTTAATGAATTGCGCATAAGGAAATAGCAGAGCAAGAATAGTGAGATAAATGGTAATACCCATGCATCTGTATAAGGCATGATGATACTTGGGAATACAGCTAACCAAGCACAATGAATGTACATGGCAACTCCCAATAAACGCTTACGAACAACTACAACACTCAATAGATTGAAAATCGCAGATAGATCTACCAAGGCCAAAGTAACATAATCAAAAAACTGCCACGAAGTCTGTCCGCTGACTTCTGTTAACCAATGCATCCCCAACATACTCAAGATATTATTGGGATATAGGCTGTAATACGCAATAGTATTGACCTCTTTGGCATGTTCAGCACTAATAGCCGCATAATGTAGCGCTCCTGCATCGAATCCAGCAACTGGATGTACATATGATACAAAAACAACCTGACCTATCAACACGGCCAATAACATCAGCCCTGAAGTTATCAATTGATGTTTCACAAATACATTGGAAAACCAAGCATGTATCTTGGGATAGGCATAATTGAGTACTGCAATGGCAATGATCAAAATAACCAACCCTGAAGTCACCATAGTGGTACTAGTCCCAAACGTGTCATTATCACCAATAATAATATTGGATGATGTTAAAGCAAAAAAGAGGGTTAAAAAGAATAGAACCCTCCAAAAAATATTAATTATTGTATGACTGAAATTATAAAATCTACGCATCTGATTCGTCCTGTTTTTTTTGTTCTGACTTAATTTCTGATTCAGTTGGTATGTTTCGTCCTGTTACATCAATACAAAATGATCGAGTTGGTGAATCACTGACTTCGATCCTTAATAACATGGCACCGTTATCTTTCAAGATGCCATCAACTTTATCAAAGAGATATTCAGTCACATTTTCGACGGTTGGATTAATGACTTTAAACTCTGGTAAATCATTTAAGTACTTGCCAGACAATTCATCAATCGCTGCACTCAAAGACTTCTCAATATCAAAAAAAGAAACCATACCTTCGAAGGCATGCAACTCACAGACTATCTCCCAAGTATGGTTATGCTTCTTACCAGTACCTGACTTCCAACGAACTGCATGACTAGCATTTACGTATGATTTGATTTTGTATGACCGTTGTTTAATCATGAATCATTTTCCTTCCCTATCTTTACTACGCTGTTCTTTAACCGTTTTAACATCATCTTTGAAAACACTTTGCAACTGAGTTATCTCTGTATTGATATTCTTCATTTGCCAAGAAGATCTAGTCGTCATCCCGTTGATGATCCCAATCAAACGTATCCACGAACAGATGAACATATATACAGGTAGCGTCATAACGACCCACCACAACTTCAGATAATAATGTTGCTCATCATGATATTCACGCAATAGAATACCGACACTGATAAAGTTGATCAATCCGACAAATACATATAGTGCATAGATCAATATGTATGATAACAACAAGATTATCGGCGAATATCCAAAAGCTATCAAAACAAAACTCGCAAAGGTCCAGATCATTCTAGGAAAACTGAAGGTATGATCAATAATCATCCGACGAACCAAAAAGTTGTTAAAGAACTCCTTTAAACCGGCTGTTTTGGCCATATAGTTATGGGCAACTTCCATCTCACCACGTTGCCATCGCTGCCTTTGAGTATACAATTCATTCAATCCAGAAATCGGCTCACAATAAAAAATGGCATTGGAACAAATAACGACCTTTTTACCAAGTCGTGTCCGAATCTGAAAAGTCATATCAGTATCCTCACCAATAGTATCAATATCATACAAGAATGTTTCCATTAATACTTCTCGTCTAAAAGCTGAGAATGCACCTGACATTGTAAACAACTGATCACGTGAGGATTCAATCGTTCGACCAGATAGGAAAGCTTGAGCATATTCGTAATATTCATTTTTGGCCAAAATACGATGCCAAAACCCTTTAACATTTTGAACCATTGAAGAATTGGGCAATATAGCCCCCGTCATGGCCGCAATACTTGGGTCATTCTCAAATCGTAGCACCATATTCTTAACTGCATTAGGTTCTAGTACACCATCACTATCAATATTGATTACATAATTACCAATACTCTCATAAATGGCAGTATTCAACGCCTTAGCCTTACCATTATCAGTATTAACATAGCGCAAAATCAATTCTGGAAAGGTGTTTTGTGCCTTCGCATAGACGCCGAAGCTATCATCTGTACTCTGATTGTTCGCTAGTACGATCTGCATAGCTTTCTTGGTATACGTCTGATTATTTATCGATTCAATACATGCAAATAAAGTATCCTCTGAATTATAGACTGGCACAATAATGGAAACCCATGGCCACTTGCCAGGAGCTTCTAGTTTTGGCTCATGCAAATGCATATACATCAGCTTAATGGTCGATACGATTGCTGGGATTATTTCAACAACAATCGGGATCAATGCCCAAGTGATCCAAAATCCCATCCGGCTCAAAGCTAAATTGATCCAGTACATCACTGTTTATGATGCCCCCAATCTAAGAATTCTCGATAAATTCCACGTGTCAACTGAGAATAAGTGAATACATTGTAATACAATGCAATAACCAGCACATAGAAAACTAATCGTCCAATAACCGAGTGAGCTAGAAAGAAAGCACTACCACCACCAAAATGAACAATCGTTATAACGATAATCAAGCGCAAAACATTACTCAAATAAATAAAAACCAAACCGAAAATAGCATAGAATACCTTCTCCTTACGCTTATACATTGGAAAAAATACCGTCAAAGCAATAAACGCACAAGTTTCTATAATTCCGGAACATTCGTAATCAATCGACATTACTACAGGATTGTGCCCATTTGTGATGTAAACAAGTCCTGTTTTTAACATCACATTACTCCAATTAGTTATTCTGCTGAATAAATCCACCCCGTGTATGACGGCATGGGTAAAAAACCAGACCCAATATGGCCGACTAATTGCTGTGAGAATAAAGAAAAGTCCAGCACTACCAACGATGAAGAAGAAAGCAGATAGCTGGGCTCGCTTTAGCACTGACAACACATACAGCCATACCACGATGCCTAGCAGGATATATACGTTCATAAAATATCAGTCCTATTATTTAATTTGTAAAACATAAACTACTTACCAGAAATACGTAAGTCCTTCTTATCTAAGTAGCCTTTTCTCTTAAGCTGAACATAACCGAGAATAGCCACAACAGCACCAATTCCAGAAAGTAGGATTGGGCCAGTTGAACCACCGGCAACAGTAACTTTTTGAGCACCAATATTAGGATTACTCATTGTTATAGTTTGTCCAGTCATTGATGAAACACCAAGTTTACTCATATCGATCTTAAACTCAGCCACACTCTTATTATCTACATTAGAAACATAACCAGTACCGACAGTCCCGTATTGATGGCCCTCATTAATATCGCCACCAGTAAGGCTGATCTTCTTACTTTCGCCAGAGCTTAGATTATTGCTGATATTGTCTGACCAAATATAGAATTTCTTGCCACCAATATCGAAGTTATAATCACCATAACCCGGTACGGTACCATTCTTCATTTTGACATAGACGTATATATTATCACCGTCACTAGACATAGCAGTATAACCGTTATATCCTTCTGTCAAAGTCATGTTCTTCCAATCTTGATACTTACCATCAATATTAGTATTCAAATTATCATTATCATTACTTGCATTAACATCTGTAGGTGTATCACCTTTTTCATTTGTGTCACCCTTATCGGTAACTACTCCAGTAGATGTTGTTGGACTTGTAATATTTGTTGACGTAGTAGCTGGGGTATTCCCAATACTATAGGCTCTTACTGAAACCTTTTGACTAGCTGATGAACTAGAATCATCAAACTTGCTTAGATCAATTCTGAATTCACCTACACCAGAACCATTATCTTGACTTACATAACCAGTACCGACAGTTCCGTATTGGTCACCGCCATCCCATTTTCCACCAGTGAAACTAACTTGCTTAGAATCACCACTTGAACCATCAGAAGACTTAGATGACATATAATAATCCTTGCCATTGATTGACAATACATACCCTGAACTCGGTACGTCACCGTATTGCATATGAACATAGATATCTGCATATTGTCCATCGCCAACTATGGCGATACCACCATTATATCCAGTAGTTAGTTTGGTACTTTGCCAATCAGAATATTGACCATCGATTGCGATATTTGAACTAGTATCATCCGCATTAACTGTTGCAGAATTCGTAAACACTGTTAACCCTGACAAACCAAGTGCAAGTGCACCTACCATTATCATTTTGTGTAATTTCATAATATCAGTTTCCCCCTCTGAATAATTATGAATCATATTTTATATTACTTTATATAATTATATCTATATTTATTTTAACGCTTTTTGTGCTCATACTAAAGGAACTTCGACCCTAAGTTGCAGTGAAAACGCGTGCCAAAACACAATTTTTTCGTCCAGTCCAAAAAAGCCCTGCATTTACTTACGTAAATACCGGACTCAAAGGCTATCGCACCTTGTCAAACTCTGCCTCAAAAAACTTCTGTTCATCATCATTACACTCACGAGCCAAGTCGTCACGCATATTGACATGGAATACATGACCACGAGGGTGGTCTTCATCACCATAAATTTTGAATTCATGTTTAATATTAGAGTCACACAAGAATTGATCCATTCTGACTGCTTCATCATGTAAGAAGTCTTGATTGGCGGACATAACATACAATGGTGGAACTGTTGCATCGATGTAATTTTGTGGTGTCATTTGTTCATGCATTTCTTTTTGTACCTTAGCAGTGAAATAAGATTCCACCGCACCTGAGATTGCTCCCGGACGATTTAGGAAATATACGCCACAATTCATTGCAGCACCAAGAATGTTCACTTTATCAAGCTCTTTAAATCCAAACCAATCACGATAATTGGTATTAGAATAGGCTGTCATAAATTGCAATACCATATTGCCACCGGCACTGTCACCTACAAGAAAGACACGGTTCAAATCAAGATTATATTCTTCAGCATTTTCAGATACCCACTGCATAACCTTATCAGTATCTTGCAAAGCACCTGGGAACACTGTTTCTGGTGCTAGTCGATAATTGAAATTAACAAATGCAAAGCCACGCTTGGCCCAATCTAACCCATAGAATTGATAAGTCTCTTTGGTTCCATAGAAATACCCACCACCATGACAATTTACTATTACTGGTAACTTTCCGGGAGTGTTATTTGGTTCATACACGTCCAATAAATTTGAGACTCCAACAGGTCCATAACTAATATCGTTATAACGCTTAACACCCTTGGGATTAGTTGGTAATCCTAGATCTCTGTGGTCGTCACTTTTCTTCCACTCTAAGCGCATTTTTCTAGCTTCTTCAAAATTATCCATTATTTTTTGCCTTCACTACCTAATAATTCTTCCATTGCATCAAGTGCCGTACCACCGTATACATAGGCAGGTCCACCACTCATAACAATCGCTGTATTAACTGTCTCGACTATCTCTTCTCTAGTTGCTCCAGCCTTGATTGCATTACGTAAATGATCAAGGATACATCCCTCACAGCGAATCGAAATTGCTACACACAAACACATTAACTCCTTTGACTTATGAGGTAGTGCGCCGTCTTTTAATGCTGAAGCGTGTAAGCTCAAAAAGTCCTTACCCGGTTCACCTGACATCTCTGTTAACAAACCATAGTTTTGTGAAATCTTGTCTAACTTCTCTTTATAATATGCCATTAGTCAATTCTCCCATATTCGTTTAGTTCCATGATATCGCTTACAGAAAAATATGCAAAAAAAACAACGACAATTAAGCCGCCGCTTTTGCTCTATTTGCTTTATCAACCTCACTGATTTTGGCATAAAATGCTGCCAAAGTAAGTTGCTCATAGGGATGCAACCAGATCGATAAAATTTCATGTGTCATTAAATTAACAATTTCCCATAATAAAAATTCAAAACAGATGAAGAACAATGTTGTCTTGTGTCCACGCATCAATCTTGAGCTCTTTGCTAAACTCAAGAAGGTTGCACGAATCGACCAAGTCTTATTCTTATCCACATCATCCTTCAAAATATAAAAGCTCTGACTAAAAATAAGAAAGAACCAAATACCAGGAATAATGTACAGTGATAATCCAGCTTCAACGAATACACCAAGCATTGCTGTAATGAACAAAACTGGGAAGAAAAATCTACTACTGAAAACTTGTAGACTATCCTTCAAAGCATTGATCTCTAAATTTGGGTGACGCATTTTATCTAGCATTGTATATCCAACTCCTGTACAGACAAGTACGAAGAAAAATAAAAACGCAAAGATAATAACGCTACTACCCGGAGTCAAGCTAAGTGCATATTTAGTAGCTGCAGATGGATCATTAGCCATTTGTTGGGAAATCTCGCTTAAACGTTCACTGGCTTCTTGTGGATTACTAAAACTAACGCCCAATTCGCCTAGCCATGAATTATAGATTCTAGTTCCAAAATACATAGCAACCAAACGCATCAGGATGGGAAAAATATTCAAAGCAACATTTCCCTTGATATCCTTGAGGAAGGTACGCATTGCCAATCTTCTAACTTCTAAGGAGTTTACCCTTTTATAATTATTCATTAATATCCCTCACAGTACCGAATATTATAACATATCGCTAGTGAGTTTCTACTTGATAGACTTATTTACCGTTGACTTTGATCGAACCATTATCAGTTTGAACCTTTAGTAGATCATCTGAATCAGGATTATTTTGATAACTCTTACCTTTTGATTCACCATAATAAGTGACATTTCCATTAACAGTCAACAGATCTATGCCTTGTACATCAACTGTATCAGCTGAAAAACTTCCATTTTTCATTTTGAAGTTATTCGCACCTTTTAGAGTTGAATCCTTAATATCAGCATGACCATTATCAGTTTCAAAAGTTAGATTATCTAGAATTCCCTTATCAACATCCAAATCAACATTGTGTGTATTGATTATAGAATTCTTAATTGTTCCTTCAGAAAAAGTGATATTCGAATTATTTGATTCATTTAATTCAAAGTTCTCAACATCACTACGTACAAATTCCAAATAGCTCGACTCCAAATCAATATTCTTAGCGTTTTTAATCACTGAATCAGTGAACGTGATTGATCCATATGCACCACTAGAAACTTTAAGTTTATCAATATTTAATCCGTTAACATTCATATACAATTGATTCATATTCAGGTTCAATTCTTTAAGATTTGAACCACTTGGGACAGTTATCGTTATTTGAGGATTATTGTTGGATGATATACCGATAATATCCTTGTATTTACCAAATTTGTTCCCAGTAATATACAAAGTACCATCAGAAACATAATAATCACTATTACGTAACTCATCACCATCTATTTGTATCTTATATTTATCACCAGTTTCAATATTTACAGAGTGAGCATCACTATCAACTTTTATTTTATTGAACTTGTGAAGTTTCTCAGTTTTATTTACTGACTTAGATATTTTGAAACCATGATTCCACAAGACAGTGGTCTCAGCGTGCATAGCCACTCCACCGCCAAGTAAAATAGCACCAAGTATGATCAAATATAATCCCATCACAAAATACTTACGCATTATTTTTGTCCTCCTTGCTTGGTCTCTTTCTTCCATATAATAGTTTCTTACCGATCCAACGGAAGAAAATAACCACAACTTGGAAGAACCATTTGAACATCGCAATAACTATAGGAATTAAGAAGAAGTCAATTCCCAAAGCTATTAGACCTCCACCGACATAAAACAGTGTAGTGGCAAATGATTGAGTGATAACTGATATTCCTACAAATATAGCTCCGATTCCCAAGATAGCTGAAAGTGCTACTAAGAATACAAACAACAAGACTCCAAAAATTGCCATACCGACTACAACTGCTAACATAATGAGCAATACAACAGCAAATGGAATAGCCACTGGTGTCGCAAATAATCCTAAGATAATCAGCCATATCATGCGGACATTTTTCTTAGCTTTTTGCTCTGTAGGAATATTACCATTATCAACATTTTGATAATCTTCTTCTGACATCTTAATAGAATAATCAGTTAGAACCTTTCTAGCCAAATGCTTAGGTGTTCCCAGTTCATTGATTATTTTATCTGATGTATCAAGTTTTGCATCGATAATAAATTCTCGATAAAATTCCAAGACATCTTTTCGCTCATCCTCATCTAGTTGTCCCAGATAAACTTCAAACTCATTGATGTATGATTCAACAACTTTAGTTTCCATCGTTTCCCTCCAAAATAATATCTGTTGCCTCGCGTAATTCTTTCCAATTTGCACGAATTCTAGTTAATTCATCCAGACCAAGCTCAGTGATCTTGTAATATCTCCGGTTACGTCCTTCATAGGCTTGATCATATGTCTCTAACCAACCCATCTTTTTTAACCGTCTGAGAATTGGATACATGGTCGATTCTGAAATAGGGAATACCTTTTGCACTTCCCTAGTAATCGCATATCCGTAGTAATCTTCTCGAGTTAGTAAGGACAGGACTGAGCCCTCAAGAATCTCAGTTGATACTTGAATTGCCATATTATCTCCTCATTTCTTAATACTATACGAAGTTACAATACTATACGTCGTATAATATGGTTGCATACATAATATACCGCAGCATATATTGTAAGTCAATAACTCATTCAAATTAATTCTTGACAATATATAATTTTGGCTTTATCATTGTTTCAACATTTAAACACGTACAAAAACGACGACAGAAGAGTAATTTGTTAAGTTGGTTCAGAGAGTTGACGGTGGTGCAAGTCAATCCATTTAGTGAATGAAACACATCTGTAAGTTGAATAACTGAAGTCATAGTAAGTTATTTCGGTAGTCCCGTTACCACTGAAGTTATTTAATAACTTTTTGAGTCTAATACCGTGAGATATTAGAAATCAGAGGTGGTACCGCGAAATTCGCCCTCTTAGTCTTTTTGGCTAAGAGGGCTTTTTTATATCACAATTACAATAACTTCCTGAGGTTAATGTCGTAAGATATTAACGAATCAGAGGTGGAATCACGATACGTCGTCCTCTTAGTCTTTTGGCTAAGGGGATTTTTTTGTAGGTTTTAATTTAAGGGGAGGAATCAACATGAATTATATTTTTGAAATATTACCATCACTACTAAGTGGTACTGCAATGACACTTAAAATTTTCTTTTGGACTATTATTTGTTCCCTTCCATTAGGAATCCTTGTTTCACTAGGAAGAAACTCAAAATTCAAACCACTAAGTTGGATCATTTCCTTTTATATCTGGGTGATGCGTGGAACTCCACTACTACTACAACTTATCTTCGTCTTTTATGGCCTACCAAACATGCCCTTCGCACATATTGTCTTCGAGCGATATGATGCAGCACTTTTTGCCTTTATCCTAAACTACACAGCCTACTTTGCTGAGATATTCCGTGGTGGTTTTGGTGCCATCAGTGAAGGCCAGTTTGAAGGTGCTAAGGTACTTGGATTGAATTATTTCCAAACTATTAGGAAGATCATCGTTCCCCAAGTTGTCAAAATAGTCTTACCTTCAATTGGTAACGAAGTTATCAACTTGGTCAAAGATTCATCATTAGTATACGTAATTGGATTAGGTGACCTACTTCGTGCCGGAAATATCGCCAGTTCCCGTGATGTCACTCTTGTACCGTTAGTATTAGTTGGTGTTATCTATCTACTATTAACATTGGTATGTACTTGGATATTAAGATTGCTTGAAAAACGTTTCAGTTATTATAGAGATTAATGGGAGGAAAAACTTATGCTTGAACTTAAAAATATTACAAAAAGTTTTGATGGCAAGACAATTTTAGATAACCTTAGCCTAGAGGTCAAAGACAACTCTATTTTGAGTATTGTTGGACCTTCAGGAGCTGGTAAAACAACGCTTCTTCGTTGTATTGCTGGTCTTGAAACTGTTGATTCCGGTTCATTTATCTTGAATGATAAGCCATTTGACCCTTCTGATGAGACTTCCAAGGAACGTGTTGTTGGGGTGGTTTTTCAAGATTTCAACCTCTTCCCTCATCTATCTGTTATTGAGAACATCACACTAGCTCCAATGATGGTCCTAAAACAAGACAAAAATACAGCCAAACAAAAAGCTGAAGTAATCCTCAAACAATTGGAATTAGACGACTTAGCTAACCAATATCCATTCGAGTTATCTGGTGGTCAAAAACAACGTGTTGCTATTGCCCGTGCATTGGCTATGCAACCAAAGATTCTTTGTTACGACGAACCAACCTCAGCACTTGATCCTAGTTTGCGTGATGCTGTCGCTGAAGTTATTTTGAATTTGAAAAAGACAGGTATAACACAGATCGTCATCACCCATGATCCAGAATTCGCCAAAAAGATTGCCGATCAACTATTAGAAGTTAAACCAATTACTAACAAATAATTAAGGGGGGTTAATATATTATGAGAAAAAAACTAGTTTCACTCGTTGCCCTCTTAGCCAGCCTAATCATGGTATTGAGTCTTAGTGGTTGTGGAAGTAAAAAGTCAATCGCGCAAGAAGCCAATACTGCAGACACTTGGAGTTCTATCAAGAAACGTGGACGAGTTATTATTGGACTAGATGACACTTTTGTTCCTATGGGATTCCGTCAAAAGAACGGTAAGTTAGTCGGCTATGATATTGATTTGGCCAAAGCAGTCTTCAAACAATATGGTATTAAAGCTGACTTCCAACCGATTGATTGGAATATGAAAGAAACTGAATTGCGTAATCGTACTATTGATCTAATCTGGAACGGCTATACAATTACACCAGCTCGCCAAAAACAGATTGCCTTCTCACGTCCTTACATGGCCAATAGACAAGTCCTTGTTACTAAGAAAAGTGAAAATATAACTAGCTTTTCTGGCATGCAAAATAAGACTCTGGGCGTTCAAACCAGTTCTTCTGGTGCAAGTTTGTTGGATGAACACCCTGGTATGTTGAAAGACTATATCAAGGATAAAACTCCAGTAATGTATGATTCATTCAATAATGCCTTTATGGATCTTGATGCTGGTAGGATTCAAGGGATGTTGATAGATAGCGTTTATGCTGGATATTATATTCAACATGAAAAGAATCCTGATTCATATCAAACAACCGTCGGTGGATTCGATGGTGAAGATTTTGCCGTTGGTATGAGAAAAGGCGATAAGACCTTAAAGGGAAAGATTGATTCAGCACTCCAACAATTGGCTAACGATGGAACACTTAAAAAGATCAATGAGAAGTGGTTTGGTACTAATGATAATTCGCTAGTTGAACCTGAAAAATAAAGAGAGTGTGGCAGAACACGTTCAGTTTTCGTTTATAAGCCTAAAATGCCGGTATTTACGCAAGTGAATATCGGTCTTTTAGGCTTATATTGAGAAAATTATGTTTTGGCACACGTTTTCACTGCAAATTTATAGTGGAAACGTGTGAAAATACACAATTTCTTCCGTTTAA
This region includes:
- a CDS encoding TIGR03766 family XrtG-associated glycosyltransferase; this translates as MRRFYNFSHTIINIFWRVLFFLTLFFALTSSNIIIGDNDTFGTSTTMVTSGLVILIIAIAVLNYAYPKIHAWFSNVFVKHQLITSGLMLLAVLIGQVVFVSYVHPVAGFDAGALHYAAISAEHAKEVNTIAYYSLYPNNILSMLGMHWLTEVSGQTSWQFFDYVTLALVDLSAIFNLLSVVVVRKRLLGVAMYIHCAWLAVFPSIIMPYTDAWVLPFISLFLLCYFLMRNSLSFKNSLAQLIFVLSSIGCGVSLVLTYFVKPSAIVPAIAIVIIELLTWLVQKKHFTLKGTILTFSVLILVGGSAGLTYKTASNVIQNQTYIKIDKSLSIPPIHFMAMGVYGEGGYNTKQAVEMSVLRTKKEKTDYSIEMLTRRLKKLGPLGYLKFLAMKQRNNTADGTFGWLKEGHFFRDNQKTNNKGISNKIKNYVYLYGKHIADFRFAAQLWWIALLMIIALGFGPRQNIIQILRLSMVGGFLFLLLFEGGRSRYLIQYLPCLLLLGTFSFERAVENVKRLLGWYEVKLDESEK
- a CDS encoding TIGR03111 family XrtG-associated glycosyltransferase — translated: MYWINLALSRMGFWITWALIPIVVEIIPAIVSTIKLMYMHLHEPKLEAPGKWPWVSIIVPVYNSEDTLFACIESINNQTYTKKAMQIVLANNQSTDDSFGVYAKAQNTFPELILRYVNTDNGKAKALNTAIYESIGNYVINIDSDGVLEPNAVKNMVLRFENDPSIAAMTGAILPNSSMVQNVKGFWHRILAKNEYYEYAQAFLSGRTIESSRDQLFTMSGAFSAFRREVLMETFLYDIDTIGEDTDMTFQIRTRLGKKVVICSNAIFYCEPISGLNELYTQRQRWQRGEMEVAHNYMAKTAGLKEFFNNFLVRRMIIDHTFSFPRMIWTFASFVLIAFGYSPIILLLSYILIYALYVFVGLINFISVGILLREYHDEQHYYLKLWWVVMTLPVYMFICSWIRLIGIINGMTTRSSWQMKNINTEITQLQSVFKDDVKTVKEQRSKDREGK
- the xrtG gene encoding exosortase family protein XrtG; the protein is MNVYILLGIVVWLYVLSVLKRAQLSAFFFIVGSAGLFFILTAISRPYWVWFFTHAVIHGVDLFSRITNWSNVMLKTGLVYITNGHNPVVMSIDYECSGIIETCAFIALTVFFPMYKRKEKVFYAIFGLVFIYLSNVLRLIIVITIVHFGGGSAFFLAHSVIGRLVFYVLVIALYYNVFTYSQLTRGIYREFLDWGHHKQ
- a CDS encoding Firmicu-CTERM sorting domain-containing protein, coding for MKLHKMIMVGALALGLSGLTVFTNSATVNADDTSSNIAIDGQYSDWQSTKLTTGYNGGIAIVGDGQYADIYVHMQYGDVPSSGYVLSINGKDYYMSSKSSDGSSGDSKQVSFTGGKWDGGDQYGTVGTGYVSQDNGSGVGEFRIDLSKFDDSSSSASQKVSVRAYSIGNTPATTSTNITSPTTSTGVVTDKGDTNEKGDTPTDVNASNDNDNLNTNIDGKYQDWKNMTLTEGYNGYTAMSSDGDNIYVYVKMKNGTVPGYGDYNFDIGGKKFYIWSDNISNNLSSGESKKISLTGGDINEGHQYGTVGTGYVSNVDNKSVAEFKIDMSKLGVSSMTGQTITMSNPNIGAQKVTVAGGSTGPILLSGIGAVVAILGYVQLKRKGYLDKKDLRISGK
- a CDS encoding alpha/beta hydrolase, whose amino-acid sequence is MDNFEEARKMRLEWKKSDDHRDLGLPTNPKGVKRYNDISYGPVGVSNLLDVYEPNNTPGKLPVIVNCHGGGYFYGTKETYQFYGLDWAKRGFAFVNFNYRLAPETVFPGALQDTDKVMQWVSENAEEYNLDLNRVFLVGDSAGGNMVLQFMTAYSNTNYRDWFGFKELDKVNILGAAMNCGVYFLNRPGAISGAVESYFTAKVQKEMHEQMTPQNYIDATVPPLYVMSANQDFLHDEAVRMDQFLCDSNIKHEFKIYGDEDHPRGHVFHVNMRDDLARECNDDEQKFFEAEFDKVR
- a CDS encoding carboxymuconolactone decarboxylase family protein, which codes for MAYYKEKLDKISQNYGLLTEMSGEPGKDFLSLHASALKDGALPHKSKELMCLCVAISIRCEGCILDHLRNAIKAGATREEIVETVNTAIVMSGGPAYVYGGTALDAMEELLGSEGKK
- a CDS encoding DUF975 family protein; amino-acid sequence: MNNYKRVNSLEVRRLAMRTFLKDIKGNVALNIFPILMRLVAMYFGTRIYNSWLGELGVSFSNPQEASERLSEISQQMANDPSAATKYALSLTPGSSVIIFAFLFFFVLVCTGVGYTMLDKMRHPNLEINALKDSLQVFSSRFFFPVLFITAMLGVFVEAGLSLYIIPGIWFFLIFSQSFYILKDDVDKNKTWSIRATFLSLAKSSRLMRGHKTTLFFICFEFLLWEIVNLMTHEILSIWLHPYEQLTLAAFYAKISEVDKANRAKAAA
- a CDS encoding DUF4097 family beta strand repeat-containing protein, yielding MRKYFVMGLYLIILGAILLGGGVAMHAETTVLWNHGFKISKSVNKTEKLHKFNKIKVDSDAHSVNIETGDKYKIQIDGDELRNSDYYVSDGTLYITGNKFGKYKDIIGISSNNNPQITITVPSGSNLKELNLNMNQLYMNVNGLNIDKLKVSSGAYGSITFTDSVIKNAKNIDLESSYLEFVRSDVENFELNESNNSNITFSEGTIKNSIINTHNVDLDVDKGILDNLTFETDNGHADIKDSTLKGANNFKMKNGSFSADTVDVQGIDLLTVNGNVTYYGESKGKSYQNNPDSDDLLKVQTDNGSIKVNGK
- a CDS encoding DUF1700 domain-containing protein, with protein sequence METKVVESYINEFEVYLGQLDEDERKDVLEFYREFIIDAKLDTSDKIINELGTPKHLARKVLTDYSIKMSEEDYQNVDNGNIPTEQKAKKNVRMIWLIILGLFATPVAIPFAVVLLIMLAVVVGMAIFGVLLFVFLVALSAILGIGAIFVGISVITQSFATTLFYVGGGLIALGIDFFLIPIVIAMFKWFFQVVVIFFRWIGKKLLYGRKRPSKEDKNNA
- a CDS encoding PadR family transcriptional regulator, which encodes MAIQVSTEILEGSVLSLLTREDYYGYAITREVQKVFPISESTMYPILRRLKKMGWLETYDQAYEGRNRRYYKITELGLDELTRIRANWKELREATDIILEGNDGN
- a CDS encoding amino acid ABC transporter permease is translated as MNYIFEILPSLLSGTAMTLKIFFWTIICSLPLGILVSLGRNSKFKPLSWIISFYIWVMRGTPLLLQLIFVFYGLPNMPFAHIVFERYDAALFAFILNYTAYFAEIFRGGFGAISEGQFEGAKVLGLNYFQTIRKIIVPQVVKIVLPSIGNEVINLVKDSSLVYVIGLGDLLRAGNIASSRDVTLVPLVLVGVIYLLLTLVCTWILRLLEKRFSYYRD